From the genome of Setaria viridis chromosome 1, Setaria_viridis_v4.0, whole genome shotgun sequence:
ACGACGTCCTTGGGTTCCAGCAACGGCGCCGGCCCTGCCGCCGGTGCTAGCGCCCCGGGGGCTGCCAGGTGGACCAGAGCACCGGGTTGCGCTGGCAGGATCGAGTAACTCAGGTTCAGGCTCATGTCACTGCATGGACTCCCTGCAGTTCATAGATAGTATATATGATTCAAAAGCCATTTTCTCTGAAATTTGTATGTTTGCAAACAGGTATTGAAACAGATTTAGTGTTCTAGATCTGGCAAAACTCTTTGGTATAGTTGTATCTGAAAATTATTCGTGGATGTTTTCAGTGGTTACAGCTGTCTTTGAGGGTGTCAGGTACTCACTGAAGTATGAAGCTGCAGTGGCAGGGTAGTCGGTGATGAGCCCGTCTGCCATCACCGCCGAGGAGTAGGTGACGATCTCGACGGTCGGGTCAGCGAAGTAGTCGAAGCCAAGGTTCATGAACTCGTTCTTGAGCACGCCGATGAACACGGTGAGGTTGGCGGCCTGCAGGCTGCCGACCGTGTCGGTGAACCGCGTCATAAAGTACCCGGTGATCTGCGCCACCGAGCTCCGGTGGATCCTCACCCCGTCGGCGAATTTCTTGATGTCGTCCAGCGACGGCTGGGAGGCGCCGCTAAACTCCATCTCGAGGTTGAGCACCCGCTTGAACGCCGGGAACTTCTTGAACGCCGAGAGCACCGACGAGTCATCGGACTGGATGAACACCTGTTGCTTGGTCTCCTTGTCGTAGCCGGCCTTGGTTAGCGCGCTGGACACCGACTCCACCACACCGAGACCTCTCTTGGCGAGATATGAGGCATGCTGCACGCGTGCATCCCGCACAAGAATGCTTGATCGGTTTTTTCTGAAAACAGAAGAATGAAAGAACGTCGAACGAACTGAATGTTGGTTACCTCCATTTCGATCAGTATGCCGGAGACGTTGCTGGCCTTGGCCATGTCTAGGAATTGGGGCAAGGTCAGGAACCTGCCGGCATTCTTCGATGCAGGATTTCTCTTCAGGCCTGCCTGAGCAAACGGAGAGAAAATATCGGCTGCTCAGAAGAAAAAGGGAACAAAGTCGTCAGTGCCTGACATTCTGGTATTGAAGAAAACCATGaacaagcaaacaaatgtgCCTCACGTACGCTTCAATGTTTGGATCTCACTCCATGACAGTTCGAACGAGAAGATGCCAGACTTGTTCTGAATCTCATGGACAGTGGAGCTTTTGGACACGAAAGCGGTGGCCGCGGTCGTGTGGGGGGAGAGATCGGCAGAGTGCATGCAGAAGGCCACTCCGTCTTTTGACATCTGAACCGAGCAATCTATGATGTCGGCAGCATCTTTGATCGCCTCCTGGTAGGCAAGATCTGTGCTCCCAGCAAAGACACCGCTAGCCCCATTGTGGGTGATGATCAGCGGCCTGGTGTCCTCTACATTTGTATAGGGGGGGTAAGTACTAAGGATGATGATAATAAACTTACAAATGACGTCGTGATAGTAAACATCCATAGCTTACTTCCAGGAGGTGCTAGAGGATTGCCCTTAGAATGAGCCAAGCAAGCTGTAAAAAGCAAAACATTTAAGAGATTTTATTAACGAGCAAAAGAAGGTGAATTGCTATGATATTAGAGCATAATGTGCAGATCTCTATCATTTCCAAAGAAACATGAATTATTCAGGTTTTCTCCTTCCAATTCCAACATGGAATAGTTCTTACCAATAGCTCCTGATGCAGTGGGCGGGAAGTCCGTGAGCACACCGTCGACAGAGAAGTCTGAATTGTCTATGAACTGCAAGTACTCTGCACTGGGATCATAGCTGTAGTTGTAACTTGTAGCGATATCATTGGCAAATCCAGACGCATAGACTTCGAGCCCCAGGGCATGCGCATCTTTGACCAAACTTGTGGATGGTGACAGGTACTGATCTTTGTTCAGTGGCCAGATGTAGGTCTTGGGGACAAGAATCCCGACTGCAAAATCCTTGATGGATTTCAGGTCTTTCAGGAGCTCCCCATATGTCTTCTTGGTTGAAGGCTCAATGACATCTTCATTGAGGAACCGGAAGACGAGTTTCGTCTTGCTTTTCTTGAGTTTCCCACCCAGGCTTTTCAAGAAATCAATCTCTGTCGAGGAGATGTAAGTGAGGCTAAATTTTTTTGGTAGTCCTAATATATAATCTTCAGTACTTAGTTTGTGCTCCAGAAAGAATGAATTGTACTGCAAAATGGAACATGAAGTTATGTTAAATACGTTACATGGTAAAATTAGAAGAGAAAAGGCTCGTGAAATGACTGAAATCACATTTACCTGTACATTAAGCCATATTTGAGGGGGGCGGAGTTCAACAATATCATCAAGCGTGTACATTCCCATGGAGCCATCAAATGTGCTTGGGCGAGAAAAGATGTTCTGGATTACTAAGGAATGATCAAAGGACAGCATGTTAAGTCAGCAAAATTCCAACAGCAAAATGATACTTCAGAATCGTTAGTTCCATCTTATTTCCATCCTATTTTTTGGCAAAACTTCATCCATATGGATCAGGAATGTAGCATGCATGGAATGTTTAGTTAGAAAGTAGTGATGGTTCTTTTCTGCTTACACGTGACGTTCTGAATCAGCTGGTCCGCGGTAAAATCTAGAGAGAACCAGCCATGGACATCTTCTCCGTGCACCTTGTATGTCTTTTCCATCTTGGGGAAGACCTCTGAGACTGTCGTCGAGTTGTCAAGGGTCAACCCTGTTTTGCAGAAGCCCGTGCTGTCGCTTGAGAATTGCAGATCGCAGAAGAGAACAACGTCAGGCAAGCTGGTCGACAAGACAAACTGGTAGGCGTACTGGCTTGAGTCAgggaacaagccagagaatccTCCTCGAGCTATGACTTGAGGGGGACGACCTGTAGGATGATATCACAAACATTAGGAGCTTGATGACATGGCGCTGCAATTGAACATCAGAGCGCTTGAGTCTTGAAATTGCAGAGAAACCAAATGCTAGAGTGCTTGAAAATCTTGATAGgtgaaataataaaaataacaaaaaaaagaaagaaataggaAATATGATACCGCTCAGAGTCTGCCATTTTGGCCCTGCTGGAGCATTTGAAGCAGCATTGGCTCCATGAAGCAGTAAGAAGATCAAAAACATGTGAGGATAGCTTGCTCCCATTTGTTCAGGAGGAGCACCCTGCATTACAGCACAATGTTGTGAGCTCCAGCAAAACACACGTAACTATGCTCTACAAGAATGCAATGTAAAGATTAAACAATAATCTGCTACTTTTTTTCCTAAAGAAAAGAGTCATCAGGCACTTCATGAATTCAGACAATAACCggagaaaaaaagaacagcCATGCATAAACTAAGGaagcgagcagcagcagcaaagaaTTAAGTTAAAGATCAGAGAAAAAATATACTAACATTCAACGAACACGATTATTAGTTCAGGAGGGAGACAACCTTGCACCGCACATGAAATTTCAGACAAATCCAAGGTAAATTGAAATGTAAAGGTTTGATGATAGAAGCATACCTCACATGAAACTCCCAAGGAGAAAATTGAGAGAAGCTGTTCTCCGGCCCCACCGAGGCTAAGGTCTCCAGGGACCCTATATCAGCTtgtggagaggagagaaaggaggaggttTCAGGTCAAACCTTCTAAAATTAGGTGGGAGAATGCTCACATTCTTTGCGTTGGTGAGTGGCATTGGCACGAAGTCACTATGACAAAACTAACCGGTCACGATTCACAACATGTTAAGGAAAAAACTGACCGGTCACAGTAAGGTATGCACGGTACATCACACGGTTCGCGCACAGGCAGCCCGGAGCACACATATAAATATGTTCTACCATGCGTGCGATCTCGTGCCTTTTGGTTTTGTTTCATTCTTTGCTTTTGCGGCTTgtaatgttagattgatcttgCAAGAATTGTGCAGGCTAAAGTAGTGTGGCAATTCACTGCTGAATACTCATTAGGATGTTTGAGGAAACTGATCAAACGCCGCCATGTCAGAGATGAAGCTGCATATTACTCCTAGACTATGCAGTTGATGCTGAGCAGGTTCATTCCAGGCACCCTATATCAGATTGTGGAGAGGAGAGAATGGAGGAGGTAAGGAAAACGTTCTAAAATTAGGTGGCTACTGAATGATGGCCACCTTTTAACAGGCTGCATATATCTGGCTGGCTGTTTTCATCGGGGGACAATTTTTAACGCCTGAAACAAAACTAGCCGCTGCGTTTGTTGTTGTAACTGATCGCCTATTGTTGTAACAGCGGCTTTCTTGACCTGCTTCTTGTTGAAGAAACAAAGCAGGCATTAAAAAAACAACACAGGTAAAATATTTTCCAAACATGTAACGTCTGGGATTTACCACTTCCcacattttttttggcaaaaactTTCTTCTGTAACTGCTCTCttatgaaagaaagaaagaatgtgatacttttttctttctgattgtAGATTCACAAATTTCAAGGAAATGACAATTACTAAATCTGCAAAATATAGTGCATGATCACGcagaatttaaaaaaaaaacttgaaagATCAACAGCCTGGTAATGATCTCCTAAGCCAAGAATCACACAGGAAACAGTAACAGCAAacttattggaatttctagcttCCATATATATGTTACAGTCAACCGTTCAACCCAGTACATGGTACACTTGAAACAGAGCCCTAATTTTACATCATTCAGGTCCAAATTGCATTTGCTCAATTTCCTGCCAGCATATAAGATCTTTCAAGCTAGACTCTGTTGAGAGTAATCACAATTTTGCGAGGGCTGGCATGATCACGGTGTTCGCACAGCCATGTACCCTGGAACAGTTGAGTAAACACTAAGTAAGATTTGGCAATCTCAATACAGGCAGTTTATTAGGTGGGAGAACGCTCACATTCCTTGCGTTAGTGAGTGGCATTGGCACGGAGTCACCATGACAAAATTAACTGGTCACGCTTCACAACATGTTAAGGAAAAAACTGACCGGTCACAGCAAGGTATGCACGGTACAGCACACGATTCGCGCACAGGCAGCCCGGAGCACATATTTATATATGTTCTACCATGCGTGTGATCTCGTGCCTTTTGGGTTTTGTTTCATTCTTTGCTTTTGCGGCTTGTAATGTCAAGGGGGTGTTCGGATactaggtgttaaactttagtagtgtcacatcggatgttcggatgctaattagaaggactaaatatgaactaattataaaactaattgtagaacctctgggctaattcgcgagacgaatctattaagtctaattaatacatcattagcaaatggttactgtagcaccacattgtcaaatcatggactaattaggcttaatagattcatctcgcgaattagactccatctgtgcaattagttttataattagcacatgtttaatactcctaattagtatccaaacatccaacgtgacaggtgctaaactttagcgggtggtatccaaacacccgcttagattgatcttgatgatagGAATCAGCATGGCAAGAATCGTGCAGGCTAAAGTAGTGTGGCAATTCGCTGCTGAATACTCATTAGGATGTTTGAGGAAACTGATATAGGTTTGCGGCTTCAAACGCCACCATGTCAGGGATGAAGCTGCATATTACTCCTAGACTATGCCGTTGATGCTTGGCAGGTTTATTAACATGATCCAGATGTCTCTAATCACAATTTTGGCATCTACTTCCGGTAAGAAAATCATAGCCGCATCGATATCCCTCTATCCGATGAGGTCCTGTGGGTGTTATTAGCTGCACAAACGAAGATTTTCAACTCATTTATCAGTTTACAAAATCAGCAATCAGTTTGAGATTAGTTAAATTGACATTGAAAAGAAGTCTACTGTATCAATTTATTTAGTGGTAGGAAGCTGAGGAGCAACTTGTTGGGTTCGCTCGCGGTGaagaacattttttttacatgatCTTCAACAACATCATCACCTGGGATTGTCATTGTTGGTTGATGTAAAGACTTTTATGACAATGGATGTTACGATATTTGCACAAATAAAACGATAGATAACATTATAGAAATTTTGAATGCTACAAACTTTTACCAAACAACGACCTATAGCATTATAGGAATTTTTAATGTTACGAAATTGTACAACCGATGATCCATAATATTATAGAAATTTTGAGTGTTACTAAATTTGTACAAAAGAACAAGCCATAATATAAAATTTGAATGTTTTGAAATGTACTGATTTCAAAAACGTCATCCATAAGATCGAAACAATTAATTTGAGTGACACTTATTCACCAGAAATGGAAATCTATAAAAAGTAAAATttaaagggtgtttggatacgaggtgctaaactttagtaaggtcacattgaatgttcggatgctaattaggaggactaaacatgagctaattacaaaactaattgcacatatggagtctaattcgcgagacgaatctattaaggctaattaatccatcattagcaaatggttactgtagcaccacattatcaaatcatggactaattaggtttaatagattcgtctcgcaaattagactccatctatgcaattagttttgtaattagactatatttaatacttctaattagtatcaaacatccgacaCCTTCTTAGTTTGATTCACGAGAGAATAGGAGCTACCGGGCTAACCGGCTAGGATGGTGGTGTGTGTATTTTCTTAGCTAGGTGCGGTCGTGAACACGCCATGAGGAGCTAGTCTAGCAAAAAAATGCTCCAATGTTGTGAACTGGCTTAGCTTAGGCTAAGGTGGCACCCACGTGAGTAGAAAAAATCTCTCTTCCCACCTTGTCACTTACTCTAGTTGAAATCATTTGTTTATTCATTGCACCGGGTGCCCAACCAAGCTACGGGTGCTTGGAGATTCTAGCTTAGCACCAAAGCTCCAACGTGTAGCACCTCCTCctgtttctctctccttctAGCACCTCCTTAGCAAGGACACTAGAGCTGCCCTACTGAATTTCTTACCCCATCTCTTATCAACCTATCTCTCTCCTACGTATCCTTTCACGAATCTCAATCTGCAAAGTAAGCTTGGCATGGCAGATATGCCTTTCCAAAGGAAGGCACATTCGGCGTTCGGCTCAATCAAGATGGCAGAGGCAAACTCGTCAGCCTCGAGCCCTCGACTTGAGCGGGTGGGCGAGCGTTCCCCGTGGCCGTGCCGGCCGGCATGCAACCCGAGGGGGAGTGGCACTGTGACATGAGCTCAACATGAGAGTGAGGCAGATGCTCACAGCACTTGAGCTGGTAAACAGTAGCACCGTGCGAGATTTCTGTGACCAAACCGACTGTTCACAATCTCTGCACGGTGCAGTACAGAAGATCACACAGCTCGTCACATAAATACAGTCCAGCGACGTTGTGCTTTCATTCTTCTTTTGCCTCGTAATCTCATATGACTTGATAATGACAGTCAAATCAAGCGCGCAAAGCACACACCGGAACCAACAATTACTAGTCAAAAGGCACTGCGGAAATTCTGCGTCTGGATATCAGCCACTGTGAATGTTGGAGGAAACTGATCTCTGATCCCAAACAAGAGCAAACATGAGCTTCACAAGTGTCAAACAcatatgttttccttttttgttttcaaATTTATGGTTTTTATATCTTTTACTCTTTTTGGTTGTCAAACACCTACGTTGCGAATATTTTGGTTAACTCGTTTTGTTTTCAAATTTATGTCTTTTGTTCTTCATAACTACTCTTTTTTCCAAATTAGATGTTCTACGAAGACTCTCTATGCTCCCTATGTATTCAGGTAGCTACTTGTAACGTAGACTGCTGGTTCTTCCTTGATTTATTCAGGCAGGtcatctttctctttttcaatCTGCTCATTCGATTGCTGTGACCACCCTACATTTCACATCCGGATTAGGCGAGGCAAATGACAGCAAAGACAGGTAATATGTACATGGAAGTACTGTAAAGAATCCATAAATAGACATGAATAGCTTTAGATATCAGTTGCTCCACTGTGGCTGAGAAAGGATCACAATTCTCACAAAAGAAACATTCAACTTTACGATGCCACTAACCCAACCAAGGATGCCCATCCCACAAGGACAATAATTAGTCAGTAGCTCATCAAGCTCTTCTCCCTGGTCATGTCTGTCGCTGGAAATACTGATAAAACATCACTGCCTATGTATTCAGCCCTTCAGTGAGTATTTCTTTCCCGTAAATGCTGAGAATTTCGGTTCTTCTTTCTTTGGCTCTTCCTTTGCTTCCTTCTCAGGTGCCTACGAATTGATGGGCAAAATATTAGCACAAAAAGCTGGAAGCCTGAGGCAGTTATTCCATGCATCTATGCCAACTCAAACAAGCTCTCAGAAAACAATGCAGTTCATCATTGGGTTTCCCAAACACTGGTTACAAGGCGCATATGTTGCAAAATACCAACCTTATCAGCTCGATTTCCACCAGAGCCAAAGACAAGCTTTCCTGTGGTCTTACGCGACGAACCGCCCTGTGACGTGCTGGCTGTCGAGGGCTGCACACTATTGGTTGCATTAGCTTGTCGCTTTGCAGGGCATGAGGCCAGCATATCTTTATCTTTAGAAGGCTTCCCATCCAGACGCCTTCCTGAACCAGTGAAGGGAATGAACTTTGGTTCTTCTTCAGCTGGAGCCTCTGCAAAAACAAACGCAAAAGAATTGGAGGGCCAGTGTTTCTTGTCTAAAAGTTACAGAATAAACTGCACAAAGAAGAGTAATCGCATCCAGTGATGTATAGAACAAGAGCATTACCACCAGTAGGCTCTGTGTTTGCAGGAACGGCAGGTTTTACTGGCTCAGGTTCTTTATAGTCAAGTGGTGGAGCAAAGTCAACCTCGCAATCAGTCTCAATAATACTTATAGCATTGGAAGGTTTTGTCTCCACTATATCAATGTAGTACTTCTTGTTATTATATGCTACCATGATGCTGTCACCTGTGGTTAGACAAGAAAAGTTCCGCAAAGTTTTCTCCAAGCTGCAAGAATGACGCAAACAGGTCATCAGTGTTCTTCAGGGATTCCATACTTGAATTACTCACTACTTGTATCATGTCACAATACAGCAGTCATATATAGGAGAGAAGGGTAACAGATGTTCCACTAGGATAAGAAATAGTTAATAAAAGGAAAATACTAACATTGCTTTGGGGTTTGAGATATCTAAAAAGTCTGTTGTATGAGGCTGTAACTTGACATATGTGCCCTTTGGGAGGTTGGCATTTTTTATGAACACCATATCTCCCTCTTGCAGAAGAAGATTTTGCATCATCT
Proteins encoded in this window:
- the LOC140221740 gene encoding glycerophosphodiester phosphodiesterase GDPDL7-like — protein: MQGAPPEQMGASYPHMFLIFLLLHGANAASNAPAGPKWQTLSGRPPQVIARGGFSGLFPDSSQYAYQFVLSTSLPDVVLFCDLQFSSDSTGFCKTGLTLDNSTTVSEVFPKMEKTYKVHGEDVHGWFSLDFTADQLIQNVTLIQNIFSRPSTFDGSMGMYTLDDIVELRPPQIWLNVQYNSFFLEHKLSTEDYILGLPKKFSLTYISSTEIDFLKSLGGKLKKSKTKLVFRFLNEDVIEPSTKKTYGELLKDLKSIKDFAVGILVPKTYIWPLNKDQYLSPSTSLVKDAHALGLEVYASGFANDIATSYNYSYDPSAEYLQFIDNSDFSVDGVLTDFPPTASGAIACLAHSKGNPLAPPGKDTRPLIITHNGASGVFAGSTDLAYQEAIKDAADIIDCSVQMSKDGVAFCMHSADLSPHTTAATAFVSKSSTVHEIQNKSGIFSFELSWSEIQTLKPDIFSPFAQAGLKRNPASKNAGRFLTLPQFLDMAKASNVSGILIEMEHASYLAKRGLGVVESVSSALTKAGYDKETKQQVFIQSDDSSVLSAFKKFPAFKRVLNLEMEFSGASQPSLDDIKKFADGVRIHRSSVAQITGYFMTRFTDTVGSLQAANLTVFIGVLKNEFMNLGFDYFADPTVEIVTYSSAVMADGLITDYPATAASYFRSPCSDMSLNLSYSILPAQPGALVHLAAPGALAPAAGPAPLLEPKDVVDPPLPSVKAVIAADALAPTGTADNTSSAASYNAGKNSLLGAGIVALLSLCFLH
- the LOC117833722 gene encoding uncharacterized protein, giving the protein MSEMRPGFRPNTWPNPVFWIVRPPIRFFFLPLPLFLFQALSNLLQPSGKRKARAPLLLPEETQSGGFRSTLLRPLPATAAFPTASRYTGSSISREQKGITFVLETMYFEGYGYRGSTFEQTYRCYPASFIDKPQLEAGDKIIMPPSALDRLASLHIEYPMLFEVHNAAAERTSHCGVLEFIAEEGMIYMPYWMMQNLLLQEGDMVFIKNANLPKGTYVKLQPHTTDFLDISNPKAILEKTLRNFSCLTTGDSIMVAYNNKKYYIDIVETKPSNAISIIETDCEVDFAPPLDYKEPEPVKPAVPANTEPTGEAPAEEEPKFIPFTGSGRRLDGKPSKDKDMLASCPAKRQANATNSVQPSTASTSQGGSSRKTTGKLVFGSGGNRADKAPEKEAKEEPKKEEPKFSAFTGKKYSLKG